The following are encoded together in the Paludisphaera mucosa genome:
- a CDS encoding ISAzo13-like element transposase-related protein has protein sequence MAAGGLLAAGDEVGLRRLVHQLTVPRHGLRRTALRLVVLGPRRPDVDDLDPNSSRLRPAGVRPGGQDRRGPTPRCRQSIVDLIAATTKAGLKVACELDQSSYPSEIKVSKKGIEEFDLRRDAFHGEWICTISPRSREWASIP, from the coding sequence GTGGCCGCCGGCGGACTCCTCGCGGCGGGTGATGAGGTCGGCCTCCGTCGCCTTGTTCATCAGCTCACGGTTCCACGCCATGGGCTGCGGAGGACGGCCCTTCGCCTCGTCGTGCTTGGACCCCGGCGTCCGGACGTCGACGACCTCGACCCGAATTCGTCGCGGCTCCGGCCAGCAGGCGTGCGGCCCGGCGGGCAGGATCGTCGCGGACCGACCCCCCGATGTCGCCAGTCGATCGTCGACCTCATCGCGGCGACGACCAAGGCGGGGTTGAAGGTCGCCTGCGAACTGGACCAAAGTAGCTATCCCTCGGAGATCAAGGTCTCGAAGAAGGGGATCGAGGAGTTCGATCTTCGGAGGGATGCCTTCCACGGGGAGTGGATTTGCACCATCTCCCCGAGGAGTCGGGAGTGGGCGAGCATCCCGTAG
- a CDS encoding TatD family hydrolase yields MPAYIDPHIHMVSRTTDDYKRMALAGCVMVSEPAFWAGFDRSGVEGFRDYFRQLIEFEARRAEAYGIQHYCWLCINAKEAEDVALARQVVAMIPEFLDHPRVLGIGEIGLNKNTKNEATVFLDHLDLAARTDELILVHTPHLADKYQGTRMILDMIKGDGRIRPERVCIDHVEEHTIRAALDAGCWVGMTLYPISKCTPARAADMVESYGADRVMVNSAGDWGHSDPLAVPEFIFEMRRRGHDEGLIRKVVLENPREFFSQSRRFSTATAT; encoded by the coding sequence ATGCCCGCCTATATCGACCCCCACATCCATATGGTCTCCCGCACCACGGACGACTACAAGCGGATGGCGCTGGCGGGGTGCGTGATGGTCAGCGAGCCGGCCTTCTGGGCGGGTTTCGACCGCTCGGGGGTTGAGGGCTTCCGCGACTACTTCCGCCAGCTCATCGAGTTCGAGGCCCGTCGCGCCGAGGCGTACGGGATCCAGCACTATTGCTGGCTCTGCATCAACGCCAAGGAGGCGGAGGACGTCGCCCTGGCGCGGCAGGTCGTCGCCATGATCCCCGAGTTCCTGGACCATCCCAGGGTGCTGGGGATCGGCGAGATCGGGCTCAACAAGAACACGAAGAACGAGGCCACGGTCTTCCTCGACCACCTGGACCTGGCCGCCCGGACGGACGAGCTGATCCTGGTCCACACGCCCCACCTGGCGGACAAATACCAGGGGACGCGGATGATCCTCGACATGATCAAGGGCGACGGCCGGATCCGCCCCGAACGGGTCTGCATCGACCACGTCGAGGAGCACACGATCCGCGCGGCGCTCGACGCCGGCTGCTGGGTGGGGATGACCCTCTACCCGATCTCCAAATGCACGCCGGCCCGCGCCGCGGACATGGTGGAGTCCTACGGCGCGGACCGGGTGATGGTGAATTCGGCCGGCGATTGGGGGCATAGCGACCCGCTCGCGGTGCCGGAGTTCATCTTCGAGATGCGGCGTCGGGGCCACGACGAGGGCCTGATCCGGAAGGTGGTCCTCGAGAACCCGCGGGAATTCTTCTCCCAGAGCCGGCGCTTCTCGACCGCTACGGCGACTTGA
- a CDS encoding VOC family protein, translating to MTIRRMDNVPMVVDDLEAAKTFFVELGMELEGETTVEGSWADRIAGLEGVRADIAMMRTPDGHGRVELSKFHTPPAIRVEPENAPANTLGIRRIMFAVDDVVARLRSHGAELVGEMAQYEDIYRLCFLLHFPGFPVFPRRRRSGTWVG from the coding sequence ATGACGATTCGGCGGATGGACAACGTTCCCATGGTCGTCGACGACCTCGAGGCCGCCAAGACGTTCTTCGTCGAACTCGGCATGGAGCTAGAAGGCGAGACGACGGTCGAGGGGAGTTGGGCGGACCGCATCGCGGGGCTCGAGGGCGTCCGGGCCGATATCGCCATGATGCGGACCCCCGACGGCCACGGCCGGGTCGAGCTGTCGAAGTTCCACACGCCGCCGGCGATCCGGGTCGAGCCGGAAAACGCCCCGGCGAACACGCTGGGCATACGCCGCATCATGTTCGCCGTCGACGACGTCGTCGCCCGCCTGCGCAGCCACGGCGCCGAACTCGTCGGCGAGATGGCGCAGTACGAGGATATCTACCGCCTCTGCTTCCTGCTGCACTTTCCGGGATTTCCAGTATTCCCTCGGCGACGTCGTTCGGGGACTTGGGTCGGCTGA
- a CDS encoding DUF1559 family PulG-like putative transporter: protein MTTPPCQTGSQRRGFTLIELLVVIAIIAVLIALLLPAVQSAREAARRAQCVNNLKQIALASHNYESAQGCFPMGNRYMSTKDDPACSGSAWNGWSAFAYIMPFLEGGSQFSAINFSGSSSSIRNTTAMRAKISGFLCPSDLDSPLPPDTFGYASQCSYAMSRGTQENVYTNWAVASLPDPAAENPQNCNAALGNGMFGADNVVKVSGVTDGTSNTTLFGEASRADGDVASGYHVWGHVSVTNFTSNYGSKWGSASTPDYRPRGGKFTYPRLNSPWDKTGAVIASIWGVCGSGAGIPTDWLQNCPQSLTLGQWAFTSKHPGGANFAFADGSVKFLKNSVGDAPYQALGTRAGGEVISSDSY, encoded by the coding sequence ATGACGACCCCCCCATGCCAGACCGGCTCGCAGCGCCGGGGCTTCACGCTGATCGAGCTGCTGGTGGTCATCGCCATCATCGCCGTCCTGATCGCCCTGCTCCTGCCGGCCGTGCAGTCGGCGCGCGAGGCCGCCCGCCGCGCCCAGTGCGTCAACAACCTCAAGCAGATCGCCCTGGCCAGCCACAACTACGAGTCGGCCCAGGGCTGCTTCCCGATGGGCAACCGCTACATGAGCACCAAGGACGACCCGGCGTGCTCCGGTTCCGCCTGGAACGGCTGGTCGGCCTTCGCGTACATCATGCCGTTCCTCGAGGGCGGCAGCCAGTTCTCCGCCATCAACTTCTCGGGCTCGTCCTCGTCGATCCGCAATACGACCGCCATGCGCGCCAAGATCTCGGGCTTCCTGTGCCCCTCCGACCTTGACTCGCCGCTGCCCCCCGACACCTTCGGCTACGCCTCGCAGTGCTCGTACGCCATGAGCCGCGGCACCCAGGAAAACGTCTACACCAACTGGGCCGTGGCGTCCCTCCCCGACCCCGCCGCCGAAAACCCCCAGAACTGCAACGCCGCCCTCGGCAACGGCATGTTCGGGGCCGACAACGTCGTCAAGGTCTCGGGCGTCACCGACGGCACCAGCAATACGACGCTGTTCGGCGAGGCCTCGCGTGCGGACGGCGACGTCGCCTCGGGCTACCACGTCTGGGGCCACGTCTCGGTCACCAACTTCACCAGCAACTACGGTTCGAAGTGGGGCAGCGCCTCGACCCCCGACTATCGCCCTCGCGGCGGCAAGTTCACCTACCCCCGCCTGAACTCCCCCTGGGACAAGACCGGCGCCGTCATCGCGTCGATCTGGGGCGTCTGCGGCTCGGGCGCCGGCATCCCGACCGACTGGCTCCAGAACTGCCCGCAGTCGCTGACGCTGGGCCAGTGGGCGTTCACCAGCAAGCACCCGGGCGGCGCCAACTTCGCGTTCGCGGACGGCTCGGTGAAGTTCCTCAAGAACTCGGTCGGCGACGCCCCGTACCAGGCCCTGGGCACGCGGGCCGGCGGCGAGGTCATCAGCTCGGATTCCTATTGA
- a CDS encoding DUF1559 family PulG-like putative transporter — protein MSCRSTNNKAFTLIEAVVVISILAILVALLIPAVSAARESARRAQCTNNLRQTGIAINSHLTQKNYYPREENAYSAFVFMLPFLEQTSLFNSINVSMPRSLYTGPGDANFTSFSTRLSLFCCPSDYASSGILGAVAYAGNLGTGVGKFTRPENGPFASALMSPAIRDTLVRDGLTNTAAMSEFCRTQNAFGPKLGRAIYQLGTYSRGQFSSMVSDCINLNESDAQLSNDSRGICWGYDGFSNTSYDHNITPNGHTCAAQGSFQGAWTASSYHNDGVNCIQLDGHVSFIRDSISEASWRALGTMNGAEIFTESQ, from the coding sequence ATGAGTTGTCGCTCAACAAACAATAAGGCGTTCACCCTCATCGAAGCAGTCGTAGTGATATCCATACTGGCGATCTTAGTCGCCTTGCTCATTCCTGCTGTCTCTGCAGCCAGGGAGTCGGCACGGCGGGCCCAATGTACAAACAATCTGAGGCAAACCGGGATCGCGATCAACTCTCACCTTACCCAAAAAAATTACTATCCGCGGGAGGAGAATGCCTATTCTGCGTTTGTATTTATGCTTCCATTTCTGGAACAAACCAGCCTCTTCAACTCCATCAACGTTTCCATGCCTCGTTCGCTATACACAGGACCGGGAGACGCAAACTTCACCTCCTTCTCAACACGACTTTCGTTGTTTTGTTGTCCATCCGATTACGCGTCATCGGGGATCCTGGGAGCAGTCGCGTATGCTGGCAATCTTGGCACAGGAGTAGGTAAGTTCACCCGCCCTGAGAACGGCCCCTTCGCAAGCGCTCTGATGAGCCCTGCGATCCGCGACACGCTCGTGCGAGATGGGTTGACCAACACAGCTGCCATGTCCGAATTCTGTCGCACGCAAAACGCGTTCGGTCCAAAACTCGGTCGCGCCATTTATCAGCTCGGCACATATTCCAGAGGCCAATTTTCCTCCATGGTCTCCGATTGCATTAACTTGAATGAATCCGATGCACAACTATCAAATGATAGCCGCGGCATTTGTTGGGGATATGATGGTTTCTCTAATACATCATACGATCACAACATAACACCGAACGGCCACACCTGTGCAGCTCAGGGATCTTTCCAGGGAGCTTGGACAGCTTCAAGCTACCACAACGATGGAGTCAACTGTATCCAGTTGGACGGTCATGTCAGCTTCATTCGCGACTCTATATCTGAGGCGTCATGGCGCGCTCTTGGAACCATGAATGGAGCTGAGATCTTCACAGAAAGCCAGTGA
- a CDS encoding class I SAM-dependent methyltransferase → MGYYAILKSAFRSVLPERVRRLTFDRRSKVYSLVAPIKYFLQKHASHDDVYDRAYYTETVEPLARRSMPHIAATIRDVFGPAKVVDVGCGTGQLLAELKPLGIDAVGYEYSKVAIEMAREKGATVHALDLEQPLEDLALTRADVVVSTEVAEHLPESWADTYVEYLCRTADHVLITAATPGQGGTDHVNEQPNSYWIAKFAARGFHYAEELTLKVRAEWKAAQIADFYSNNVLIFRKPGPAS, encoded by the coding sequence ATGGGATATTACGCGATCCTCAAGTCGGCGTTCCGATCCGTCCTTCCCGAGCGCGTCAGGCGCCTGACGTTTGATCGCCGCTCCAAGGTGTACAGCCTCGTCGCCCCGATCAAGTACTTCCTCCAGAAGCACGCGAGTCACGACGACGTCTACGATCGAGCCTATTACACCGAGACCGTCGAGCCCCTGGCCCGACGCTCGATGCCCCACATCGCCGCGACGATCCGAGACGTCTTCGGGCCGGCGAAGGTCGTCGACGTCGGATGCGGCACCGGGCAGCTCCTGGCCGAGCTGAAGCCGCTGGGGATCGACGCCGTCGGCTATGAATACTCGAAAGTCGCGATCGAGATGGCCAGGGAGAAAGGGGCGACGGTCCATGCCCTCGACCTCGAACAGCCCCTCGAAGACCTCGCCCTGACGCGGGCCGACGTCGTCGTCTCCACGGAGGTGGCGGAACACCTGCCCGAGTCGTGGGCCGACACCTACGTGGAGTACCTCTGTCGCACCGCCGACCACGTGCTGATCACGGCGGCGACGCCGGGCCAGGGGGGGACCGACCACGTCAACGAGCAACCGAACTCGTACTGGATCGCCAAGTTCGCCGCCCGCGGCTTCCATTACGCCGAGGAGCTCACCCTCAAAGTCCGAGCCGAGTGGAAGGCGGCGCAGATCGCCGACTTCTACTCCAACAACGTCCTCATCTTCCGGAAGCCCGGACCGGCCTCGTGA
- a CDS encoding DUF2239 family protein yields the protein MVEGCVRTFTAFEGVRRIADGEAAGVAAAAKHALDRGSHDLVLIFDDATGEQVDFDLRGPLEDVLARLGDESRRRDEEAPPADPPRGPGRPRLGVVAREVTLLPRHWEWLGEQPGGASVALRKLVEEARKANVDRDRVRKAREAAYRFLVAMAGNLAGFEEANRALFAGDREKFAAETESWPADVRDHARALARVAF from the coding sequence ATGGTCGAAGGATGTGTTCGGACATTTACAGCCTTTGAAGGCGTGCGACGGATCGCCGACGGCGAGGCGGCGGGCGTGGCGGCGGCGGCCAAGCACGCGCTCGATCGGGGATCGCACGACCTGGTGTTGATCTTCGACGACGCGACGGGCGAGCAAGTCGATTTCGACCTCCGCGGGCCGCTGGAGGACGTCCTGGCCCGACTCGGAGACGAGTCGAGGCGCCGGGACGAGGAGGCCCCGCCCGCCGACCCGCCGAGGGGGCCGGGACGGCCCCGGCTCGGGGTGGTGGCCCGCGAGGTGACGCTCTTGCCCCGGCACTGGGAATGGCTGGGCGAGCAGCCCGGCGGGGCGTCGGTCGCCCTGCGCAAGCTTGTGGAGGAGGCTCGCAAGGCCAACGTCGACAGGGATCGCGTCCGCAAGGCTCGCGAGGCCGCCTATCGGTTCCTCGTCGCGATGGCCGGCAACCTCGCCGGGTTCGAGGAGGCCAACCGCGCCCTCTTCGCCGGCGATCGCGAGAAATTCGCCGCCGAGACCGAGAGCTGGCCCGCCGACGTCCGCGACCACGCCCGGGCCCTCGCCCGGGTCGCCTTCTGA